One window of Luteitalea sp. genomic DNA carries:
- a CDS encoding L-rhamnonate dehydratase, whose protein sequence is MKITEMRTRVVEWRGEHVSPQPHFCTNPMDLLNLDGDSMAGFRFHGWLIVEIFSDDGHVGIGNAALAPRVTKQVIDLYLEPLLIGQDPFDTELLWQRMYRHTMAFGRKGIGMAAISAVDIAIWDLLGKALGQPVFRLLGGRTKKRIPVYASRLYSQPLEQLAAEAEGYKRDGYRAMKLRFGWGPVDGAAGMQKNVELVRTVRDVIGYDIDLMADAYMGWTLDYACRMLPRLEPYQLRWLEEPVIPDDIAGYAALKALGTVPIAGGEHEFTLYGFRQLLDAHAVDYIQFDTNRVGGISQARKIAALAEAYAVPVIPHAGQMHNFHVVMASLNAPMAEFFPVVNVEVGNELFWYIFKGEPTPVNGFIDLDDTVPGFGVTIQEAALDRFEVME, encoded by the coding sequence ATGAAGATTACAGAGATGCGCACCAGGGTAGTTGAATGGCGCGGGGAGCACGTCTCTCCTCAGCCGCATTTCTGCACCAATCCCATGGACCTCCTCAACCTCGATGGGGATTCGATGGCCGGCTTCCGCTTCCACGGCTGGCTCATCGTCGAGATCTTCTCGGACGATGGTCACGTCGGCATTGGCAATGCGGCACTCGCGCCACGTGTCACGAAGCAGGTCATCGACCTCTATCTCGAGCCGCTCTTGATCGGGCAGGACCCATTCGACACCGAGCTCTTGTGGCAGCGCATGTATCGCCACACGATGGCGTTCGGTCGAAAGGGCATCGGCATGGCGGCGATCAGCGCCGTCGATATCGCCATCTGGGATTTGCTGGGGAAGGCGCTCGGGCAGCCGGTGTTTCGCCTCCTGGGAGGTCGAACCAAGAAGCGCATTCCGGTGTACGCCAGCCGCTTGTACAGCCAGCCGCTGGAACAGCTCGCGGCTGAAGCCGAGGGTTACAAGCGGGATGGCTACAGAGCGATGAAGCTCCGCTTCGGCTGGGGACCGGTGGACGGAGCCGCCGGGATGCAGAAGAACGTGGAGCTGGTGCGCACCGTACGAGACGTGATCGGCTACGACATCGACTTGATGGCGGACGCCTACATGGGCTGGACGCTCGACTATGCCTGCCGCATGCTGCCACGGCTCGAGCCCTATCAGCTACGGTGGCTGGAAGAGCCGGTCATTCCGGACGACATTGCCGGCTACGCCGCGCTGAAGGCGCTCGGCACGGTGCCCATCGCTGGCGGTGAGCACGAGTTCACGCTGTACGGCTTCCGCCAGCTCCTGGATGCGCACGCGGTTGATTACATTCAGTTCGATACCAACCGGGTAGGCGGCATCAGCCAGGCGCGGAAGATTGCCGCGCTCGCGGAGGCCTACGCTGTGCCGGTCATCCCCCACGCCGGCCAGATGCACAATTTTCACGTGGTGATGGCCAGCTTGAACGCTCCCATGGCGGAGTTCTTTCCGGTCGTGAACGTCGAGGTGGGCAACGAGCTCTTTTGGTACATCTTCAAAGGTGAGCCGACACCGGTGAACGGCTTCATCGATCTCGACGACACCGTACCCGGCTTCGGCGTGACGATTCAGGAAGCGGCCCTCGACCGATTCGAGGTCATGGAGTAA
- a CDS encoding family 3 glycosyl hydrolase produces the protein MKRFWPAILIVIVTAPLVVSGQQPIYLDPSQPIDQRVEDLMRRLTLEEKTSLLSTTAPAIERLKIPVMNGWNQSLHGIVWTKPTTMFPVPIGMAATWNPQLVHEVAAAIADEGRAVHNYWPTVSGTTEPDPRGQLVTTTASGERVRHNGLVYRSPVINISRDPRWGRIWEAFGEDPFLVSRMTVAYVKGMQGDHPKYLKLASTLKHYAVNNQERDRIKLDVDVSERMLREYFLPHFRAGIVEGKAQSIMSSYNAINDVPGAEHKWLLTDVLRGEWKFDGFVVPDSGAVPRLVTGHRKYTTIEEAAAKTILAGSDLDNRDYAIVLPKAVEQGFLTEKDIDRALRRVLKVRLRLGELDPPEMVPYTKISPDVIDSPAHRQLALRAARESIVLLTNEDHFLPLDRNSLETIAVIGPFADFAQTGPNYTGLYSTFVKPLDGIRQAVETSARVLYARGSGIVESEDAEANAAEAVAVAKKADVAILFVGTNEMLEREGLDRSFLGLPPVQMDLARRVLDANPRTVIVLLNGGPVSLVGGGGDDEPLAAPAVLDMFWAGEEGGTAIAEVLFGDYNPGGRLPYTVYDNRAASNSGSGDTFEQLPPMDEYDVTKGFTYLYYDGQPEHAFGHGLSYTTFDYTNLSLGSTRIPGDGRVQLQVDVQNSGQRAGDEVVQLYVHDVEAGVKRPTKQLVAFERLALQPGEKKTVSFTVSAEHLAFWDTPKQAWVVEPGAFEVLVGSSSEDIRLKGRFEVTTPGERTAGEQASRTSAYSMTSNRSRAAS, from the coding sequence ATGAAGCGCTTCTGGCCAGCGATTCTCATCGTGATCGTGACCGCTCCGCTCGTGGTGAGCGGTCAGCAGCCCATCTACCTCGACCCGTCGCAGCCAATCGACCAACGAGTCGAGGACCTGATGCGGCGCTTGACCCTGGAGGAGAAGACGTCGCTGCTGAGCACGACCGCCCCCGCCATCGAGCGCCTGAAGATTCCCGTGATGAATGGCTGGAACCAAAGCCTGCACGGGATCGTCTGGACCAAGCCGACGACGATGTTCCCGGTGCCGATTGGCATGGCGGCGACCTGGAATCCGCAGTTGGTGCACGAGGTGGCGGCCGCCATCGCCGACGAGGGGAGGGCTGTCCACAACTACTGGCCCACCGTCAGTGGCACGACGGAGCCAGACCCGCGCGGGCAGCTCGTGACAACGACGGCGAGCGGGGAGCGCGTACGGCACAACGGCCTGGTCTATCGCTCGCCGGTGATCAACATCAGCCGCGACCCGCGCTGGGGCAGGATCTGGGAGGCGTTCGGCGAAGACCCGTTCCTGGTGTCACGGATGACTGTCGCGTACGTGAAGGGCATGCAGGGGGACCACCCGAAGTACCTGAAGCTGGCGTCGACGCTCAAGCACTACGCGGTCAACAATCAGGAGCGCGATCGAATCAAGCTCGACGTCGACGTGAGCGAGCGCATGCTGAGAGAGTACTTCCTCCCTCATTTCAGGGCGGGGATCGTGGAGGGGAAGGCACAATCAATCATGTCGTCCTACAACGCGATCAACGATGTGCCGGGCGCCGAGCACAAGTGGCTCCTGACCGACGTCCTCCGCGGCGAGTGGAAGTTCGATGGGTTCGTGGTGCCCGATAGCGGCGCCGTGCCCCGCCTGGTGACCGGGCACAGGAAGTACACGACGATCGAGGAAGCCGCCGCGAAGACGATTCTCGCGGGTAGCGACCTCGACAATCGCGACTACGCGATCGTGCTGCCGAAAGCCGTCGAGCAAGGGTTCCTGACCGAGAAGGACATAGACCGGGCTTTGCGCAGGGTTCTGAAGGTCAGGCTCCGGTTGGGGGAGCTCGATCCGCCCGAGATGGTGCCTTACACCAAGATTTCTCCGGACGTGATCGATTCCCCAGCGCACCGGCAGCTCGCGCTGCGCGCGGCCCGGGAATCGATCGTGCTGTTGACCAACGAGGACCACTTCCTGCCGCTGGACAGGAACAGCCTCGAGACCATCGCGGTGATTGGCCCCTTTGCCGATTTCGCCCAGACGGGACCGAACTATACGGGGCTGTACTCGACGTTCGTCAAGCCACTCGACGGCATTCGGCAGGCGGTGGAGACGAGCGCTCGGGTGCTCTATGCACGCGGCAGTGGCATCGTGGAATCGGAAGATGCGGAGGCGAATGCGGCCGAGGCCGTGGCCGTGGCGAAGAAGGCGGACGTCGCCATTCTCTTCGTCGGCACCAACGAAATGCTGGAGCGGGAAGGGCTCGACCGCTCGTTTCTGGGCCTGCCACCGGTACAGATGGATCTCGCGCGAAGGGTCTTGGATGCCAACCCCAGGACGGTGATCGTCCTGCTCAACGGCGGCCCGGTGTCACTCGTCGGTGGCGGAGGCGATGATGAGCCACTCGCGGCGCCGGCAGTGCTCGACATGTTCTGGGCGGGTGAGGAAGGAGGCACCGCGATTGCCGAGGTGTTGTTCGGCGACTACAACCCGGGTGGCAGACTGCCATATACGGTGTACGACAACAGGGCCGCCTCCAATTCGGGCTCGGGGGACACCTTCGAACAGCTGCCTCCTATGGATGAGTACGACGTCACCAAGGGATTCACCTATTTGTACTACGATGGCCAGCCGGAGCATGCGTTCGGCCACGGGCTCAGCTATACCACGTTCGACTATACGAACTTGAGCTTAGGCTCCACGCGGATTCCGGGCGACGGACGAGTGCAGCTTCAGGTGGATGTGCAGAATAGCGGCCAGCGCGCCGGTGACGAGGTCGTTCAGCTCTATGTGCACGACGTCGAGGCCGGCGTGAAACGTCCGACCAAGCAGCTCGTGGCGTTCGAGCGACTCGCGCTGCAACCTGGCGAGAAGAAGACCGTCAGCTTCACCGTGTCAGCCGAACATCTGGCGTTCTGGGACACACCGAAGCAAGCGTGGGTCGTGGAGCCGGGAGCGTTCGAGGTGCTGGTGGGCAGCTCGTCGGAGGACATCCGCCTGAAAGGCCGGTTCGAGGTGACGACGCCTGGTGAACGGACGGCGGGCGAACAGGCCTCGCGCACTTCTGCTTACTCCATGACCTCGAATCGGTCGAGGGCCGCTTCCTGA
- a CDS encoding beta-xylosidase, protein MTAATRRGVAAHTVARLALAAGFSFLALAGALTAAPGTLQAPQSDTFPVAIHVDAGKELGALRRIWRFFGADEPNYAYMKNGKKLLTELGRLSPQQVYFRTHNLLTSGDGTPALKWGSTNAYREDAQGNPIYDWTILDRIFDAYLEGGVRPYVQIGFMPKDLSVQPEPYQHKWTPKAKYDEIYTGWAYPPKDYEKWGDLAYAWTKHVIEKYGREEVEQWYWQAWNEANIGYWRGTPEEFHKLHDYAIAGVRRALPTARVGGPDTAGHGGDFMRSFIEHVLRGKNHATGRTGTPLDFVSFHAKGRPSFEDGHVRMGISNQLATIDEGFRLIASYPELKSTPIVIGESDPEGCAACQGEQLAYRNTTMYSSYTAASFARKHDLADRYDVNFEGALTWAFEFEDQPYFAGFRSLATNGVDKPVLNVFRMFSQMGRRRVAATSDAAVPLDEIIENGVRGQPDVSALASRDDDRITILAWHYHDDDVPGPATEVELTMDGLPETEQPARLSHFRVDAEHSNAYTAWQRMGSPAKPDQAQYAALEKASQLALMDGPSTIDIARSHATVRFTLPRRAVSLLVIEW, encoded by the coding sequence ATGACCGCGGCGACCCGTCGCGGCGTGGCGGCGCACACCGTCGCACGTCTAGCGCTCGCGGCCGGTTTCAGCTTCCTCGCCTTGGCTGGCGCACTGACCGCAGCTCCCGGGACGCTCCAAGCGCCCCAATCCGACACGTTTCCGGTGGCGATCCACGTGGATGCCGGCAAGGAGCTGGGCGCCCTGCGCCGCATCTGGCGGTTCTTTGGTGCCGACGAGCCCAACTACGCCTACATGAAGAACGGTAAGAAGCTCCTCACCGAGCTGGGACGGCTGTCACCGCAGCAGGTCTACTTTCGGACGCACAACCTACTGACCTCTGGCGACGGCACGCCGGCGCTGAAGTGGGGATCGACCAACGCGTATCGTGAGGATGCGCAAGGCAACCCCATCTACGACTGGACGATCCTCGACCGCATCTTCGACGCGTATCTGGAGGGGGGCGTCAGGCCCTACGTCCAGATTGGCTTCATGCCAAAGGATCTGTCGGTCCAGCCGGAGCCGTACCAGCACAAGTGGACACCGAAGGCCAAGTACGACGAGATCTACACCGGTTGGGCCTATCCGCCCAAGGACTACGAGAAGTGGGGAGATCTCGCGTACGCCTGGACCAAGCATGTCATCGAGAAGTACGGCCGCGAGGAAGTGGAGCAGTGGTACTGGCAGGCGTGGAACGAGGCGAACATCGGTTACTGGCGCGGCACGCCGGAGGAGTTCCACAAACTGCACGACTACGCCATCGCGGGAGTGCGCCGGGCGCTCCCGACGGCGCGGGTTGGCGGTCCTGACACGGCTGGCCACGGCGGAGACTTCATGCGCAGCTTCATCGAGCACGTCCTGCGCGGCAAGAATCACGCCACCGGTCGTACGGGGACGCCGCTCGACTTCGTGTCGTTCCACGCCAAGGGACGCCCCTCGTTCGAGGACGGTCACGTCCGCATGGGGATTTCCAATCAGCTCGCCACGATTGACGAAGGCTTCCGCCTGATCGCCTCGTATCCAGAGTTGAAGTCCACACCGATAGTGATTGGCGAGTCGGATCCCGAGGGCTGTGCCGCGTGCCAGGGGGAGCAGCTGGCGTACCGCAACACGACGATGTACTCGAGCTACACGGCGGCAAGCTTTGCGCGGAAGCACGACCTCGCGGACCGCTACGACGTCAATTTCGAAGGTGCCCTCACGTGGGCCTTCGAGTTCGAGGACCAGCCGTACTTCGCTGGCTTTCGCTCGCTGGCGACAAACGGCGTCGACAAGCCGGTCCTGAACGTCTTTCGGATGTTCAGTCAGATGGGCCGCCGGCGCGTGGCGGCGACCAGCGATGCCGCCGTACCGTTGGACGAGATCATCGAGAACGGGGTCCGTGGACAGCCGGATGTGTCCGCGCTCGCGAGCCGCGACGATGATCGAATCACCATCCTCGCGTGGCACTACCATGACGATGACGTGCCGGGGCCAGCGACGGAAGTAGAGCTGACGATGGACGGCCTACCCGAGACGGAGCAGCCGGCGCGCCTCAGCCACTTCCGTGTGGACGCCGAGCACAGCAACGCCTACACGGCGTGGCAGCGCATGGGCTCGCCGGCAAAACCGGACCAGGCGCAGTACGCCGCGCTCGAGAAGGCGAGCCAGCTCGCGTTGATGGATGGGCCGTCCACGATCGACATTGCACGGTCACACGCCACGGTCCGCTTCACACTGCCACGCCGTGCGGTCTCCCTCTTGGTCATCGAGTGGTGA
- a CDS encoding leucyl/phenylalanyl-tRNA--protein transferase: MIDPDLLLRAYASGWFPMGTDARRGVEWFSPDPRGILPLDTFHVPTRLARVVRHGTLDVGVNRAFEAVMRACGRRHETWINQEIIESYTELHRLGFAHSMEAWRGDRLVGGLYGVSLRGAFFGESMFHRETDASKVVLCALVERLRARGYVLLDVQWVTSHLEQFGAVEIPRQEYLARLRESARRRCVFA, from the coding sequence ATGATCGACCCCGACCTCCTGCTTCGGGCCTACGCCTCCGGCTGGTTTCCCATGGGCACCGACGCCCGCCGCGGCGTTGAGTGGTTTTCACCGGATCCGCGCGGAATCCTGCCGCTCGACACCTTTCACGTACCGACGCGCCTCGCGCGCGTCGTCCGACACGGCACGCTGGACGTCGGTGTGAATCGGGCCTTCGAGGCGGTGATGCGGGCCTGCGGGCGCCGACACGAAACCTGGATCAATCAGGAGATCATCGAGAGCTACACCGAGCTCCATCGTCTGGGCTTTGCGCACTCGATGGAGGCCTGGCGCGGGGATCGGCTCGTCGGCGGCCTGTATGGCGTGAGTCTCCGCGGCGCGTTCTTCGGCGAATCGATGTTTCACCGGGAGACCGATGCTTCGAAGGTCGTGCTCTGCGCACTGGTCGAGCGGTTACGAGCACGCGGCTATGTGCTCCTGGACGTGCAATGGGTGACATCGCACCTGGAGCAGTTCGGTGCGGTCGAGATCCCGCGCCAAGAATATCTCGCGCGACTACGGGAGAGCGCGCGCCGGCGCTGTGTCTTCGCGTGA
- a CDS encoding inositol oxygenase, which translates to MAEDAVQEPQPLNKVNQPKLAEEFRNYAAEERESVRAFYRLNHAHQTLDFVLGRKAEYLPLNRKRMRAWEALEFLDTLVDDSDPDIDLTQIEHAMQTAEAIRRANQPRWFIVTGLIHDLGKILCLFGEPQWAVVGDTFPVGCAFSEKCVYPELFEDNPDRRHPVYSTQYGIYREGIGLSNVHLSWGHDEYLFHVMKDRLPEEALYMIRYHSCYPWHKGGAYDYLTSDTDRRMKKWVKAFNRFDLYSKGDGKPDVESLTPFYQDLLDEFFPEPLHW; encoded by the coding sequence ATGGCGGAGGACGCCGTGCAGGAACCGCAACCGCTGAACAAAGTCAATCAACCGAAGCTGGCCGAGGAGTTTCGCAACTATGCGGCGGAGGAGCGCGAGTCGGTACGAGCATTCTATCGTCTGAACCACGCGCACCAGACCCTCGACTTCGTCCTGGGCAGGAAAGCGGAGTATCTTCCGCTCAACCGCAAGCGCATGCGCGCCTGGGAAGCGTTGGAGTTCCTCGATACATTGGTGGACGACAGCGACCCGGACATCGATCTCACCCAAATCGAGCATGCGATGCAGACGGCCGAGGCCATCCGTCGCGCCAACCAGCCACGCTGGTTCATCGTCACCGGCCTGATTCACGATCTCGGCAAGATTCTGTGTCTGTTTGGCGAGCCCCAATGGGCCGTTGTGGGCGACACGTTTCCCGTTGGCTGTGCCTTCTCGGAGAAGTGTGTTTATCCTGAGCTCTTCGAAGACAACCCTGACCGGCGCCACCCTGTGTACTCGACGCAGTACGGCATCTACCGAGAAGGGATCGGCCTGTCGAACGTCCACCTCTCGTGGGGGCACGACGAGTACCTCTTCCACGTCATGAAGGATCGCCTCCCGGAAGAAGCGCTCTACATGATCCGCTACCACTCGTGCTATCCGTGGCACAAGGGAGGCGCGTACGACTATCTCACGTCCGATACGGATCGGCGGATGAAGAAGTGGGTCAAGGCGTTCAACCGTTTTGATCTGTACTCGAAGGGCGATGGCAAGCCAGACGTGGAGAGTTTGACCCCGTTCTATCAGGACCTGCTCGACGAGTTCTTCCCAGAGCCACTTCACTGGTAG